The Triticum aestivum cultivar Chinese Spring chromosome 3A, IWGSC CS RefSeq v2.1, whole genome shotgun sequence genome includes a region encoding these proteins:
- the LOC123058254 gene encoding uncharacterized protein, which translates to MIQRWQQEAVHDESMVLEVLGSSELLVLIYKVDYAYHSRFSDSQSNNTLDNYTVDAIHYVRYWKFWVPWNYWCLSTKLIMLIILDFLILSQNNTLDNYTVDAIHYVK; encoded by the exons ATGATCCAGCGGTGGCAGCAAGAGGCAGTCCATGATGAATCTATG GTATTGGAAGTTTTGGGTTCCTCGGAATTATTGGTGCTTATCTACAAAGTTGATTATGCTTATCATTCTAGATTTTCTGATTCTCAGTCGAACAATACCCTAGATAACTACACGGTGGATGCTATTCATTATGTAAG GTATTGGAAGTTTTGGGTTCCTTGGAATTATTGGTGCTTATCTACAAAGTTGATTATGCTTATCATTCTTGATTTTCTGATTCTCAGTCAGAACAATACCCTTGATAACTACACGGTGGATGCTATTCATTATGTAAAGTGA